In the genome of Myxococcus stipitatus, one region contains:
- a CDS encoding FHA domain-containing protein: MNRTPRKVEVADPLWNALEAMSREMGVDKDVLVNQAIFALARQFGFIQTTQVNLAEAASSQAPVVTREAPRVVAAPAVVAKALVESTPAVVESTPTAEVAARVQELVRDVEEKEAPRAAPVPAPAPVVGDEVAEDEEEEPQTGEHEGVPDEMDEDASASAEAPAESEEEAAEEKPPVDVEALREAVAVRVRDVVSDVDRMVEAVEPQAADEDSDDEDSDDEDSDDSDEASDSDDEDSDDSDEASDEGEDSDDEEADDSDEELDEGEDSDDEDSGDEGADEVAASSEPAMLDEGEAPDTDSASSEPAMLDEEDPITEDRKVPAPVKPKPDKTIIVQAKPELKVTVRLDEGEPVVVAKERFILGRGPSADLMVKSARVSREHAVVSRDGTNVFIEDLKSSNGTWFDNARISRRQVSDGEEYLLGGIRITFSLTT; this comes from the coding sequence ATGAATCGCACTCCTCGAAAGGTCGAAGTCGCGGACCCGCTCTGGAATGCCCTGGAGGCCATGAGTCGGGAGATGGGCGTGGACAAGGATGTCCTGGTCAACCAGGCCATCTTCGCGCTCGCGCGGCAGTTTGGATTCATCCAGACCACGCAGGTGAACCTCGCGGAGGCGGCCTCGTCGCAGGCGCCGGTGGTGACGCGAGAGGCTCCACGGGTCGTGGCTGCGCCCGCCGTGGTGGCGAAGGCGCTCGTCGAGTCGACACCCGCCGTCGTCGAGAGCACGCCGACCGCGGAGGTCGCCGCGCGCGTCCAGGAGCTGGTTCGCGACGTGGAAGAGAAGGAGGCTCCCCGCGCCGCTCCTGTTCCTGCCCCCGCCCCCGTCGTGGGGGACGAGGTGGCGGAGGACGAAGAGGAAGAGCCTCAGACGGGCGAGCACGAAGGTGTGCCGGACGAGATGGATGAGGACGCCTCCGCCAGCGCCGAGGCTCCCGCCGAGTCCGAAGAGGAAGCGGCCGAGGAGAAGCCGCCCGTCGATGTGGAGGCGCTCCGGGAGGCCGTCGCGGTTCGTGTCCGGGACGTCGTGAGCGATGTCGACCGGATGGTGGAGGCCGTGGAGCCGCAGGCCGCCGACGAGGACTCGGACGACGAGGACTCCGACGACGAAGACTCGGACGACTCCGACGAGGCTTCGGACTCCGACGACGAAGACTCGGACGACTCCGACGAGGCTTCGGACGAGGGCGAGGACTCCGACGACGAAGAGGCGGACGACTCCGACGAGGAGTTGGACGAGGGCGAGGATTCCGACGACGAAGACTCCGGCGATGAAGGCGCGGACGAGGTCGCCGCGTCGAGCGAGCCCGCGATGCTGGATGAAGGTGAGGCTCCCGACACGGATTCGGCCTCCAGTGAGCCGGCGATGCTGGACGAGGAGGACCCCATCACCGAGGACCGCAAGGTGCCGGCCCCGGTGAAGCCGAAGCCGGACAAGACGATCATCGTCCAGGCCAAGCCCGAGCTGAAAGTGACTGTCCGGCTCGACGAAGGGGAGCCCGTGGTGGTCGCGAAGGAGCGCTTCATCCTGGGCCGAGGGCCGAGCGCCGACCTGATGGTGAAGTCCGCCCGGGTGTCGCGTGAGCACGCGGTGGTGTCGCGGGATGGAACCAACGTGTTCATCGAGGACCTCAAGTCCTCGAACGGAACCTGGTTCGACAACGCGCGCATCTCCCGGCGGCAGGTGTCCGACGGTGAGGAGTACCTGCTGGGCGGTATCCGCATCACCTTCTCGCTGACGACCTGA
- a CDS encoding N-acetyltransferase, producing the protein MELVRAAELPFLSLSTLFARSFEGYFVPVPDAPQAFDARVRSEHISLMESRVARVAGESAGLVLVARRGRVSRVAGMGIVPSHRGQGLGGAMLRPLLEEARARGDARMVLEVIEQNTAAVKLYERLGFRKTRRLVGFTGTPTPEPGGLEEVDLSECARLLPDGLPWQLDAATVRGLSLPARAFRCGPAFAVVADVSAPALALRSLVVESSSRGQGAGRRLLRALAAAHPGKMVAASAIIPEGLCERFFLGAGFAQSPLTQFEMVLDF; encoded by the coding sequence ATGGAACTCGTACGCGCCGCCGAGCTGCCATTCCTGTCGTTGTCCACGTTGTTCGCCCGCTCCTTCGAGGGGTACTTCGTCCCGGTTCCCGATGCGCCGCAGGCCTTCGACGCGAGGGTGCGAAGCGAGCACATCTCGTTGATGGAGAGCCGTGTCGCGAGAGTCGCCGGTGAGTCCGCGGGGCTCGTGTTGGTGGCTCGGCGAGGGCGTGTCAGCCGGGTCGCGGGCATGGGCATCGTCCCCAGTCATCGCGGACAGGGGCTCGGCGGCGCGATGCTGCGTCCGTTGTTGGAGGAGGCGCGAGCACGCGGCGACGCGAGGATGGTGTTGGAGGTCATCGAGCAGAACACCGCCGCGGTGAAGCTCTACGAGCGACTGGGTTTCCGGAAGACGCGGCGGCTGGTGGGCTTCACGGGGACACCCACGCCGGAGCCGGGGGGGCTGGAAGAAGTAGACCTGAGCGAGTGCGCGCGACTGTTGCCGGACGGTCTGCCCTGGCAGCTCGACGCGGCCACGGTGCGAGGGTTGTCCTTGCCCGCGAGAGCGTTCCGCTGTGGCCCGGCCTTCGCGGTGGTGGCGGATGTCTCCGCGCCCGCGTTGGCCTTGCGGTCCCTGGTGGTGGAGTCGTCGTCGCGAGGGCAGGGCGCGGGCCGGAGGCTGCTGCGAGCCCTGGCCGCCGCGCATCCCGGGAAGATGGTGGCGGCGAGCGCCATCATCCCGGAGGGGCTGTGTGAGCGCTTCTTCCTCGGCGCGGGCTTCGCGCAGTCTCCGCTCACCCAGTTCGAGATGGTCCTGGACTTCTGA
- a CDS encoding Hsp70 family protein, translating to MSHATPSPILGIDLGTTYSLVSVFRDGRPVIIPNALGEFLTPSAVALDEHGNILVGAAAKARAVLHPGQAAFAFKRDMGTSRTYRLGSRDSSPQELSALILASLKRDAEAFLGQPVEEAVITVPAYFGDPQRQATKDAGAIAGLKVERIINEPTAAALAYGLHERQREMKAVVLDLGGGTFDVTVLEIIEGVVEIQSSAGDARLGGEDFDTLLARHLALQLRHAKGVDVEAHPPGWARMREACEAAKRRLSQTDRTRIVLPELPVGDGRKVDFEFALARDEAEHAWAPALERMRGPIHQALQDASLKASDIDEVLLVGGSTRMPVVASFATQVFGRLPLRKLPPDEAVAMGAAVQAAMKAGDQAVDDLVVTDVAPFTLGVSTAAQQGHRRITGIFSPILERGTVIPASRVERYWTAGDFQREIRLEVYQGEHAQCSDNVKLGEYSFSGLSPAPAGEQSIDVRFTYDLNGILEVEITVVATGRKESFVIEQRPGKLTPAQLEEARRAMSALKLHPQDALPNTTALARADALHVQLTGLPREELASAIAAFRLALESQRPELITPAREHLTALVMRLRER from the coding sequence ATGAGCCACGCCACTCCGTCTCCCATCCTGGGCATCGACCTGGGCACGACCTACTCCCTCGTGTCTGTCTTCAGGGACGGCCGACCGGTCATCATCCCCAATGCGCTCGGCGAGTTCCTGACCCCCAGCGCCGTCGCGCTCGATGAACACGGGAACATCCTGGTCGGCGCGGCGGCAAAGGCTCGCGCGGTCCTCCACCCCGGGCAGGCCGCCTTCGCCTTCAAGCGCGACATGGGCACTTCGCGGACCTATCGGCTGGGGAGCCGCGACTCCTCGCCCCAGGAGCTGTCGGCGTTGATTCTCGCGTCCCTCAAGCGCGATGCGGAGGCCTTCCTCGGGCAGCCCGTCGAAGAGGCGGTCATCACCGTCCCCGCCTATTTCGGCGACCCCCAGCGACAGGCCACCAAGGACGCGGGCGCCATCGCCGGCCTCAAGGTGGAGCGCATCATCAACGAGCCCACCGCGGCGGCGCTCGCGTACGGCCTGCACGAGCGGCAGCGGGAGATGAAGGCCGTCGTGCTGGACCTCGGCGGCGGAACGTTCGACGTCACGGTGTTGGAGATCATCGAGGGCGTCGTCGAGATTCAATCGTCGGCCGGAGATGCACGGCTCGGAGGCGAGGACTTCGACACCCTGCTGGCGCGTCACCTCGCGCTGCAGCTGCGTCACGCGAAGGGCGTGGACGTGGAAGCCCATCCCCCAGGCTGGGCTCGGATGCGGGAGGCGTGTGAAGCGGCCAAGCGACGGCTCTCCCAGACGGACCGCACCCGCATCGTGCTCCCCGAACTTCCCGTGGGTGATGGACGCAAGGTCGACTTCGAGTTCGCGCTCGCGCGAGACGAAGCCGAACACGCCTGGGCCCCCGCGCTCGAGCGGATGCGGGGCCCCATCCATCAGGCGCTGCAGGATGCCTCGCTCAAGGCCTCCGACATCGACGAGGTCCTGCTCGTCGGTGGCTCGACGCGCATGCCCGTGGTGGCCAGCTTCGCGACGCAAGTCTTTGGACGGCTGCCCCTGCGCAAGCTGCCCCCGGACGAGGCCGTGGCCATGGGTGCGGCGGTGCAAGCAGCGATGAAGGCCGGAGACCAGGCCGTGGATGACCTGGTCGTCACGGACGTGGCGCCGTTCACGCTGGGGGTGAGCACCGCCGCCCAGCAAGGCCACCGGCGCATCACCGGAATCTTCAGCCCCATCCTGGAGCGAGGCACCGTCATCCCCGCGAGCCGCGTGGAGCGCTACTGGACGGCCGGCGACTTCCAGCGAGAGATTCGGCTGGAGGTCTATCAAGGCGAACATGCGCAGTGCAGCGACAACGTGAAGCTGGGCGAGTACTCGTTCAGCGGATTGTCACCCGCGCCCGCGGGTGAGCAGTCCATCGACGTGCGCTTCACCTACGACCTCAATGGCATCCTCGAGGTGGAGATCACCGTCGTCGCCACGGGCCGCAAGGAGTCCTTCGTCATCGAGCAGCGTCCGGGCAAGCTCACGCCCGCGCAGCTCGAGGAAGCGCGGCGAGCCATGTCCGCGCTGAAGCTCCATCCCCAGGACGCGCTGCCCAACACGACGGCCCTGGCTCGCGCGGATGCCTTGCACGTCCAGCTCACGGGCCTTCCCCGCGAGGAGCTGGCGTCGGCCATCGCCGCGTTCCGGCTGGCGCTCGAGAGCCAGCGGCCCGAGCTCATCACACCGGCGCGAGAGCACCTCACGGCGCTCGTGATGCGCCTGCGCGAGCGCTGA
- a CDS encoding PD-(D/E)XK nuclease family protein, with amino-acid sequence MARLLRTLHVFPDAGRRQAALRAERNARGLSMGADLLTWDELLQVLGGARELNRRPCPAVGARAVMASLGARLGSTPFGDYVREPAFARAALEVVLDLKAGRLSPRELQDAVEVLPPERQQHLRVLARLYHFYEQKLAELGLADREDVMRGAREALGRGAWPEGWDGVGALVLHGVYDVRPSGLELLLALAAACESRRVALRVETPVGGSPVADAALASLFRAFENRGESMPHVDLFKADVTFESRPFIDLGRFAFSPRAPRDALKDAQPQPRVWSAATARDEARLVARDVRRLIAEGASPSDIAIAYRELGPEAGWLAESLGELGVPVRLPWGEPLALAGPVRLALELPLLVEDGFPAERVAELVGSRYAHTLSHGGPESPASLFALAAVRDDRLGAQRGRGAYDVRLEGLARRLQALQGAQKKDGSERIHAVRVLRERCALLIGACRRIPVEGTVEELLTAWWQVAVHLGFSNSEGALEAREEGGLAARALDARARDDAAREALRSRVQMLLRTLKAVGGGPVLRRRTFGRWLRDAMAEAYLPARGPRGAAVEVLEAAEVPGRSFRHLFLAGLTEGRFPGRDAPSPLLGDAERSALNKHLGRDVFRLTGGEFEDRAPWRLTEDRLLFASALAAAEETLSLSFAMEGAGGQEQVPSSFLEEVRRLTALKWTPRSLPPIPPLDEVLTESELRRCVALEALAQPKLRVTEPDAAAPLLKRHFDKEAWYSGARELSLVEVERLYFFGDPNRKPGKYTGSVDGNTLRESLREAFRFDLTRPLSASALARFGNCGFQGFLSYGLKVTEPDRPGEEFDARGRGTFWHRVVEEVFQSLKQHQLLGKAPEEIPEEVLDAALQSAVAHFEKFHHVGHPALWKLAHERARAMARRILVDERRGLPFERMVPEGFELQFGPAAVDDRWRHVVLPIEGDAIVFEGKIDRLDVAGSEVGVIDYKSGRLDKNELKKKLLTSDFQLPLYLFAARESGHTNAREAAWFSLRTGNTIHLSEVIPSQELDELLSTDPEVRAKVAAKEGGRNLPNAVESLVRTLREGQFAARPQDCGTCGFRAVCRITERRMTEEGG; translated from the coding sequence ATGGCCCGCCTCCTCCGCACCCTCCACGTGTTCCCCGACGCCGGCCGGCGTCAGGCGGCGTTGCGCGCCGAGAGGAACGCTCGGGGCCTGTCGATGGGGGCGGACCTGCTCACCTGGGATGAGCTGCTCCAGGTGCTCGGAGGCGCGCGAGAGCTGAACCGCCGCCCGTGTCCCGCGGTGGGGGCCCGAGCGGTGATGGCGTCGCTGGGGGCTCGGCTGGGGAGTACGCCCTTCGGGGACTACGTCCGGGAGCCCGCGTTCGCGCGCGCCGCGCTGGAGGTGGTGCTCGACTTGAAGGCGGGGCGTCTGTCTCCGCGCGAGCTGCAGGATGCGGTGGAGGTCCTCCCGCCCGAGCGGCAGCAGCACCTGCGAGTGCTCGCGCGGCTCTACCACTTCTACGAGCAGAAGCTGGCGGAGCTGGGCCTCGCGGACCGCGAGGACGTGATGCGCGGAGCGCGCGAGGCGCTCGGCCGGGGCGCGTGGCCCGAGGGTTGGGACGGCGTGGGTGCACTCGTCCTCCACGGTGTCTACGACGTGCGCCCCTCGGGCCTCGAGCTGCTCCTGGCCTTGGCGGCGGCGTGTGAGTCGCGGCGCGTGGCGCTTCGCGTGGAGACGCCGGTGGGTGGCTCGCCCGTGGCGGACGCGGCGCTGGCGTCGCTGTTCCGCGCTTTCGAGAACCGGGGCGAGTCCATGCCCCATGTGGACCTCTTCAAGGCCGATGTCACGTTCGAGTCCCGGCCGTTCATCGACCTGGGACGCTTCGCCTTCTCGCCCCGCGCGCCGCGAGATGCGCTGAAGGACGCTCAGCCGCAGCCGAGGGTGTGGAGCGCCGCGACGGCGCGCGACGAGGCTCGGCTGGTGGCGCGAGATGTGCGCAGGCTCATCGCGGAAGGCGCCTCGCCGTCGGACATCGCGATTGCCTATCGCGAGCTGGGCCCGGAGGCCGGGTGGCTGGCGGAGTCGTTGGGTGAGCTGGGCGTGCCCGTGCGCCTGCCGTGGGGCGAGCCCCTCGCGTTGGCGGGGCCGGTGCGGTTGGCGTTGGAGCTGCCGTTGCTGGTGGAGGATGGCTTCCCCGCGGAGCGGGTCGCGGAGCTCGTGGGCAGCCGCTATGCCCACACGCTGTCGCATGGAGGTCCGGAGTCTCCCGCGAGCCTCTTCGCGCTGGCGGCCGTGCGTGATGACCGGCTGGGCGCGCAGCGTGGGCGAGGTGCCTATGACGTGCGGCTGGAAGGGCTCGCGCGAAGGCTCCAGGCCCTTCAGGGCGCGCAGAAGAAGGACGGCAGCGAGCGCATCCACGCGGTGAGGGTGTTGCGCGAACGCTGCGCGCTGTTGATTGGTGCCTGTCGTCGCATTCCCGTGGAGGGGACGGTCGAGGAGCTGCTGACCGCGTGGTGGCAGGTGGCGGTCCACCTCGGGTTCTCGAACTCGGAGGGGGCGCTGGAGGCGCGCGAGGAAGGTGGCCTGGCGGCGAGAGCCTTGGATGCGCGTGCGCGCGACGACGCCGCTCGCGAGGCACTCCGCTCTCGAGTCCAGATGCTCCTGCGGACGTTGAAGGCGGTGGGCGGAGGCCCCGTGTTGCGCCGCCGGACCTTCGGCCGCTGGCTGCGCGACGCCATGGCGGAGGCCTATCTGCCGGCCCGAGGCCCTCGAGGCGCGGCGGTGGAGGTGCTCGAGGCCGCCGAGGTTCCAGGCCGCTCCTTCCGCCATCTCTTCCTCGCGGGGCTGACCGAGGGGCGCTTTCCCGGGCGCGATGCGCCTTCGCCGTTGCTGGGCGACGCGGAGCGCTCGGCGCTCAACAAGCACCTGGGGCGGGATGTGTTCCGTCTGACGGGCGGCGAGTTCGAGGACCGCGCTCCGTGGCGGCTCACCGAGGACCGGCTGCTCTTCGCCAGCGCGCTCGCCGCGGCGGAGGAGACGCTGAGCCTGTCCTTCGCGATGGAGGGCGCGGGAGGCCAGGAGCAGGTGCCGTCCTCGTTTCTCGAGGAGGTGCGGAGGCTCACCGCGCTGAAGTGGACGCCGCGCTCGTTGCCGCCCATTCCCCCGCTGGACGAGGTGCTGACCGAGTCCGAGCTGCGCCGCTGCGTGGCGTTGGAGGCATTGGCGCAACCCAAGCTGCGTGTCACCGAGCCCGACGCGGCGGCGCCCTTGCTCAAGCGTCACTTCGACAAGGAGGCCTGGTACTCGGGCGCGCGGGAGCTGTCGCTCGTCGAGGTGGAGCGGTTGTACTTCTTCGGAGACCCGAACCGGAAGCCGGGGAAGTACACCGGCTCGGTGGATGGGAACACGCTGCGCGAGTCCCTGCGCGAGGCGTTCCGTTTCGACCTCACGCGGCCCTTGTCCGCGTCCGCGCTCGCGCGCTTCGGCAACTGTGGCTTCCAGGGCTTCCTCTCGTACGGGCTGAAGGTGACGGAGCCGGACCGCCCGGGAGAGGAGTTCGACGCGAGAGGGCGAGGCACCTTCTGGCATCGTGTCGTCGAGGAGGTCTTCCAGTCGCTCAAGCAGCACCAGCTGCTGGGCAAGGCGCCCGAGGAGATTCCCGAGGAGGTGCTGGACGCCGCGCTCCAGTCGGCGGTGGCGCACTTCGAGAAGTTCCACCACGTGGGCCACCCCGCGCTGTGGAAGCTGGCGCATGAGCGGGCGCGAGCCATGGCTCGGCGCATCCTCGTGGATGAGCGGCGCGGATTGCCCTTCGAGCGGATGGTGCCGGAGGGCTTCGAGCTCCAGTTCGGTCCCGCCGCGGTGGATGACCGCTGGCGCCACGTCGTCCTTCCCATCGAGGGGGATGCCATCGTCTTCGAGGGGAAGATCGACCGGCTCGATGTGGCGGGCTCGGAGGTGGGCGTCATCGACTACAAGTCCGGGCGCCTGGACAAGAACGAGCTGAAGAAGAAGCTGCTCACGTCCGACTTCCAGTTGCCGCTGTATCTCTTCGCGGCGCGAGAGAGCGGGCACACGAATGCGCGTGAGGCCGCGTGGTTCTCGCTGCGCACGGGCAACACCATCCACCTGTCGGAGGTCATCCCCTCGCAGGAGTTGGACGAGCTGTTGTCCACGGACCCGGAGGTGCGCGCGAAGGTGGCGGCCAAGGAAGGGGGGCGCAATCTCCCCAACGCGGTGGAGTCGCTGGTGCGCACGTTGCGCGAGGGCCAGTTCGCCGCGAGGCCGCAGGACTGCGGCACCTGTGGCTTCCGCGCGGTGTGCCGCATCACCGAGCGTCGGATGACGGAGGAGGGGGGATGA